CCGGGATCGCTGATGTAAAAAAGGACGTTGCCGTCATAGGCGTCCACGGTGACCTTGACGGCGTTCCGGATGTAGTTGGCGTTCCGGACCAGCGGGTTGGTGCGGGGCGCCGGCTTCGAGTAAGGCATCCGGGACGATGCCGTGTAGGCGTCGACCATCCACACCAGTTTTCCCTCTTCGTTGATCACCAGGTACGGGTCCGCATCGAAGATGAGAAACGGGGCGATTTTCCGGATCCGCTCCCGGACGTTCCGGTAGATCAGGATTTTGCTCTCGGCGGTGATGTCGGAGGAAAAAAAGATCTTTTCCGTCTGGAACTTCATGGAGAAAAGCAGCCGTCGGGCCGGGGAGCCTGTCGCCACTCCCCCGGTTCCCGCATAGGACGTGTAGATATTGCCTTCGGGAGTCGGATAGCTGAACTCGGGGATCTTTGTCTTCACGATGACATAATCGTTTGACATCTCCCCGTAATAGATCTCCGGCCGCTTCACCTTCAGATCCGTTTCGCTCGCCGGCGGAATATCCTTGATGAAGAACTCCGGCAACCCTTCCTTGCTGATCCGGCTCACCGGTCCCAGGGTCAGGCCGTTGCCGTGGGTGAAGATCAGGCGCTCGTTGATCCAGGTTTTGCTCGGCAAGTCGGCGTACGACAACTCCCGGGGCGACAGCATGACCTGGAGATACTTCCCGTCGACGGTATAGCGGTCGTTGTCGACGTCCATGAACCGGTAGTACGTCCGGATCTGCTGCAGCTGGCTGTAGGTGCGGAGCAGCGGGGCATGGTCCCAGAGGCGGATGTTCCGGATGGTTGCATCGTTCCGGTCGATGTCCCGGCCCGTGAGGTTGTAAGCGACGTCGAAGGGGATTTCCTGGATGCGGTCCAGGTCGTAGCCGAGACGGGTGAGGCGGATGTTGTTTTCGATATAGGGTGCCTCCAGGAGCAGCTCGTTGGGCGCCACCTTGAATTTCTGCAGGACCGCCGGGTAGATCGCAACGCCCAGGAAATAAACGACGAACGCCAGCCCCAGGGGAATCGTCGCCCATTTCATGGATTTCTTGTGGATTCCCAGGATCACGCCGATACCGGCGAGAGGGGCAAGCACCGTCAGGATCCGGTAACCCAGGAGCCTGGCGTGGACGTCGGTGTAACTCGCGCCGAAGACGACTCCGTGATCGGAATAGAGCATGCGCAGCGAGTCCAGGTAAAATCCGAAACCCATGTTCACGACCAGGAGGCCGAGGAGAAACCCGAGGTGGCGGGTTACCCGGGGATCGATCCGGATCTGACGCTGGGTCAGCAGGACACCGCCGCTCAGGAAGTAGAAAATCCCCGTCACAAGGACGGCCAGGATCAGGCAGAAATCAACGACCTGCTTGAGGGAGTCGAAAAGGGAATATTGAAAGAGATAAAAACCGATGTCCTTCCCGAAGACCGGGTCGTTGACGCCGACGTTCAGGGCGTTCTGGAACAGCAGGATGTCGTCCCACAGGGAGGCTCCCCATTTGCCCATCATGATCGTCGCAAAAAACAGGATCAGGCCCGTAACAATCAGCCGCACCTTTTTTACGGCGCCGGGAGGGATCGGAAGGGGGGTGCCGCCGATCTGGTACGAACTCGGCTGGGGGAACTCGACCCGGCCGGCGATGAACAGGTTCGCCAGGGCAACACCAAGGAACAGCAGGGCTAAAACGGCCCCGGAGGCGATCTGTGTCGTCAGGGTTTTCATGAAGACACTCGTGTAACCAGTCTCGACGAAAAACAGCCAGTCGATGTACAGGTCGACGAGAGACGATAGCAACGGCAGCACGACCAGGAATACGATGAGTATCCCGATGAAAATCCATCTGTTTTTTCTCATAACCTCTCCTGATTGTCTTTTGCTGTCCGAAACCCGGCCGGTTTTGTCGGATATTCCGCTCTTTCAGACCGCGCACGGGAATGCCCGGCCCGGAAGAAGCTCCAGTCGGGGATTTCGCCGCGGGAGTGCCCCGGTGTCCAGATCACGGCGGATTTCATCGAGGGTGGCGACACGGCAACCTTTGGCCCGGAACTGTTCAAGGAGAAAGATAAACGGTTGATCCCAGATGCCGCCCTCCGCTTCGGCATGAACGGGAAGTACATGGAGCCCGCCCCCACGGAGGGCCGACAGGACCGCCTCCGTTCCTCCTTCGACGCCGGCCTCCTCGAAGCATGGCAGGTCCGAGGGAATCTCCGGAATCCCCAGTCCCTCGTAAAGGAAGGGCTCCGCCGCCCGGGTGCAGCTCAGATACTCGAACCGGTATCGCCCCAGGATTTCCAGGACCCGGTCATCGACCCTCCAGGAAGGGGCGCCGAAAGCTGTGGGCCGCCGGCCCGTGAGGGAACGAAATTCCTCGGTTCCCTTCTCGAACCAGTCTTCGATCCACTCCCGGGATCTCTCCGCGAGGTCGTCCTGCCAGCGCCGGTGGTCCCAGGCGTGGAACTGGACCTCATGACCTTCATCCAGAATACGCCGGACCAGCCCGGGAAAGGACAGGGCGATCATGGGCGACGGCAGGAGGGTGCCGTAGAGGGCCGTCCGGAAGCCATAGAGCCCCGGGGCGTTCGTCCGGAGCATTTTCTTCAGGAACCGCGGATTTTTCAGGAGCTGGAGGAGCGCCCGGCCCGAGGCGTCGGGCCCGATGCTGAGAAAGAAGGTCCCCTTCAGGCCGAAGTCCCCGAGGATGTCCAGGAGACGGGGAACCCCGTTCTTCATCCCCTGGTACGTGTCCACGTCGATCTTCAGGCCCAGAACGGGATCCATCAACCTCCCCTTACCCTTCCGCCCTTTTATCTTTCCGCCCTTCCACTTCACAAGGAATCGACTGGCGAGGGGTCGCACGACGTTCGAGCATTCAGGGAGAGGGACTCCCTTCGCGCTCAGAAGCGTTTTTTCGACCCTGCATCGTCTCGCTCCGCTGCAAAGTCATAACTCGCACCGGACGGTGCAGAGACTGATGACTTTGCGGGCGCTGCGCTGCGACGGCAGGGTACCCCGAAAAAGCCGCTATTCGCGCTCCGGGAAGCCCCCCTCCCCAACCAATGTTCGCGGGGGCGCGACCGGGGGTTTCCAGAGGAGCGATTAGGACTTTTTTCCCATCCCTCCAGCCTGACGGACCTTCGCCACCGGATCGCGGGAAAAAACGTCCGCGACGGCGGAAGCCCCCGTGGCAGTCCCCCGCGCCCCGACCGAACCGGCCAACCGTGGGGGCGCGACCGGGGGTTCCAGGGGAGCAGGAGCAGTCTGTTGAGACCACCTTCAGAAGGCTGTTCAAAAAGGGTGGAATGCGAGGCGCCCGAAATCCCGCGCCGCGAGTCTTACTGTTTCGTAGGTCGAGCGGAGCGGGATGAGGGCAACACAGCAGACGCCCTTTTTCAACAGCCTGTTGATTGTCAGATTTTGTTTTCTTCCAGGAACGAGTACAGCGTCCGCCGCATCGATTCCTCAAGGTTCACATTCGGCTCCCAGCCCAGCAGCCGCCGGGCCTTCTCGATACTGGGCTTGCGGGTATAGATGTCCTGGTAGCCCTTCCCGTAGAAGTCCTCCGCGGGCTTCTCGATGATCTCCGAGTAGGCCTTGTCGGCGCGATGGTCCGGGTGCTCCGTGAAGATGCCCTTCAGGAGGTGGGCCAGCTCCCGGACGGAGCATTCGTTGGAGGGGTTGCCGATGTTGATGATCTCGTTCTTGCAGGCTCCGTCCTTGTTATCCAGGATCCGGATCAGTGCGTCGATGCCGTCGT
Above is a window of Syntrophaceae bacterium DNA encoding:
- a CDS encoding UPF0182 family protein; this translates as MRKNRWIFIGILIVFLVVLPLLSSLVDLYIDWLFFVETGYTSVFMKTLTTQIASGAVLALLFLGVALANLFIAGRVEFPQPSSYQIGGTPLPIPPGAVKKVRLIVTGLILFFATIMMGKWGASLWDDILLFQNALNVGVNDPVFGKDIGFYLFQYSLFDSLKQVVDFCLILAVLVTGIFYFLSGGVLLTQRQIRIDPRVTRHLGFLLGLLVVNMGFGFYLDSLRMLYSDHGVVFGASYTDVHARLLGYRILTVLAPLAGIGVILGIHKKSMKWATIPLGLAFVVYFLGVAIYPAVLQKFKVAPNELLLEAPYIENNIRLTRLGYDLDRIQEIPFDVAYNLTGRDIDRNDATIRNIRLWDHAPLLRTYSQLQQIRTYYRFMDVDNDRYTVDGKYLQVMLSPRELSYADLPSKTWINERLIFTHGNGLTLGPVSRISKEGLPEFFIKDIPPASETDLKVKRPEIYYGEMSNDYVIVKTKIPEFSYPTPEGNIYTSYAGTGGVATGSPARRLLFSMKFQTEKIFFSSDITAESKILIYRNVRERIRKIAPFLIFDADPYLVINEEGKLVWMVDAYTASSRMPYSKPAPRTNPLVRNANYIRNAVKVTVDAYDGNVLFYISDPGDSIIQVYMRIFPKLFRSLDEMPADLKRHIRYPQSLLQLQASMFSAYHMTDPKVFYNKEDLWEVPVFNEKYMQPYYTIMKLPDAKKEEYILLLPYTPAKRDNLAAWLAARCDAPGYGKLLVYTFPRDRLIFGPKQVDARINQDSYISQQLTLWSQHGSRVIRGSLLVIPIERSLLYVQPLYLAASDAVGLPELRRVIVAYENEVVMEENLDLALQRLFGARKAAVASAAAGAAPVAEKQASIRDLAAEAMKSYQRALEMQRQGNWAGYGEEIRKLEQILKKMTN
- a CDS encoding polysaccharide deacetylase family protein, with protein sequence MDPVLGLKIDVDTYQGMKNGVPRLLDILGDFGLKGTFFLSIGPDASGRALLQLLKNPRFLKKMLRTNAPGLYGFRTALYGTLLPSPMIALSFPGLVRRILDEGHEVQFHAWDHRRWQDDLAERSREWIEDWFEKGTEEFRSLTGRRPTAFGAPSWRVDDRVLEILGRYRFEYLSCTRAAEPFLYEGLGIPEIPSDLPCFEEAGVEGGTEAVLSALRGGGLHVLPVHAEAEGGIWDQPFIFLLEQFRAKGCRVATLDEIRRDLDTGALPRRNPRLELLPGRAFPCAV